TAATTTAGCATTATCCTGGctattcataataaaattatagtttagtTCAGATTAAGTGAAGTAGACATTTGACCATATATATTCTTCTTACAAACTTGGACACATGACAAagtttacaaattaataagcTCGATCGATATTACCTTCATTTGATCCAGCTCATAACTATATATGTTATCATGCATGAGGTCATACATGGATCACctcaattttcatataatggTATGAGTTCTATGTCTGAAAAAGGGATGTTTAAAATAGTCAGAGTTAATccttattagaaaaataatctaacataaaaaaatctgaatgttaactaaataaatcatgaaattgaatatatcTGTATTAacttcacatatttttatatgtgaaTATCAAGAATTTACATAGAACTCTGCAGGTAGTGCATAAACCAATGCAATCACCCTAAACTTGAGTTGAGCGTGATCAAGGGAGAAACAATCTTCACCTTGTTTATATAGAATCTCGTAACTTAGGTTATTTGgtgttttcattaattttttagtgtaCTATTTCGATgttacatctttttaatttttgcgttttagatattatatttgttgtatttgcCCGAGCAAAAGTGCATTTAAACCTGTCTATatgtgttgaaaatatttcaaatgaaatgATGCGCACAAGGAAAATACCGTGGAGGGCAAGACGATCAAGATCTTCTGAAGATACACAATTGATCCATTTCTGGTATATTTTATGCAAAACATTGCAATTCAAGATGCTTAACATTGTAACTGGACATGCACCAACCGTTTCTTACGTACAATCACAAGATAGATTTGACAACGAATCCATTCTGCCaacaaaacaaacacacaACCCAACACCACTTATTTACAAGCTCTATAGGAAGATCTCCATTTGCCAATACCATTGCACTCCAGCATTTCAACAAACACCTAGATGGTAATAACACATCCACAAACAACAAGCAAAACGTCTTGGTGTGAGTACTAACAACGCTATTTACATTAATCAATTAAGCTTTGCAGCAAACAAATCGGCCGAGTCCTTTGGTAGACCCCGAATGCTCTCCTTCACCAGCAATGACAACAGCATGTTTCTTGGcatgcttcttcttcttgctgTGGTCTTTAGGCACTGTCACAGCCAGAACGCCGTCACTCATGGACGCCTTTATTTGATCTACCAGCGCATTCTCCGGCAATCTGAACTCCCTGCAGAAATTTCCGGAGTCAACGCGCTCTCTGCAGTGCCACTTGATCAAATTACTCTTCTCGCCgtaatcttcttcttcttctctcctGTCTGCGCTTACGTGCAGCACCCTGTCATCGTGAATTTGGAGCTTCACGTCCTCTTTCGTCAGGCCCGGAAGATCGAATTTGAAGATGTGGGCTTCTGGGGTCTCTTTCCAGTCCATACTAGCGCCGGTTCTCGAAGGCCCGAGACCGAAGGCCTCTGAAAAGACAGGATCAGAGAGTAGTGATCGCAGCCCGAATACTGACATAGCTGATTTGAACTTGTTTCTAGAaacttttttcttcagaaattgcaaatttgctTGTTTGCGACTTTGAAGCTAGATTGAATTGTAGCAGCTGCTGTTTCTGTTTGAATGATACTTATGTCTGGTTCGGGTATTTATAAGGTTTGATGAACTTGGAAAGTGTGCAGGTTCTTGAAAATTCTGGACTAAGTTTTTGAGACGGTTTCTTCTTACAGAGACCGTCGTTGAAGAGGGTAGAATGTTGGAGATCTTTCTGAAGACTTTTTTCTTGGGAGTAACTGATTATtcgtattaattaataaattaagccTAAATTAGAACAGTGTTGATTTCGATTTTGTGGAAGGTTGTAGAAAGGAAGGGATGGTGAATTATTATGTGAGATCCTCCTTTTGCTTTTCTAAATCGGgataatacaatttatattggggtttaatgtaatttaaacaTGTGATATTGCAACGAGCAAAtgattttctataaaaataataataatttatttctttatattttttaaaatgaagttatttagtttttttagataggaagataaattacataattctaaaaaatacaagagagtaaattgctgcattttaaaaaatagagggaggtaaattgtttttttttttttttcatatgggaATTATTTGtacatttgcaatattatatgGGATTTTTCGTTAGAATATCTAACGTAAGATGCCATAAAATCCAAAGTGCTTGctttcaaaaattataggatcaaAGTGAAAATctcataataaatagaatcaaaagtaaaagGCTTTAAATTacgggaaaaaaatattatttctccttaattatatgacaaatgaattatgtttatcataattagtcaataattaataaaaaaccaATCATAGAAATATGTcgaattaaatgatattaccaaatttgatattaattagaGCATTTCAGTTATGCTACTTCAAGGGGATcgaattgtttttttttttttttttgttataaatcgTATTCCACCTCCtattttttcatcatatacactttatgtgtataaaatattcttttagataaaacaCATATTGTCGTCTTTATATACGTAACATGTGTATGTTGCATGGAGTAGGATATGAAATACaatttgtaacaaaaaattcaatctaacTCATAAGGACATGTGCACGCACATTACACGTGTATGATTAATAcgtagtttaattttaaaatatacaaattttaaaaaataattaatttaaaaatgatgcGAATTTAAGaagttgataaaattatgattaataataactatttattaattatgaatttgttgattttatttttttaaaaaaaattcttgctttttctatatttttatattatatatatatatatatatatttaagtttaattaaaatagaaagtaTTAGGAAAGGAGTCGATGACAGAAGAGTGAAGCTTTTGACAAAAGCaacaaaataagatgaaaatgCTTTTTGTTGTGTGACAGATTTGCTCTTATTGGGTGTTTTTTATCATCACCAAACTTTACAAAAGGCGTTAAGTAACACATTACAAGGAAGAGCAATACgatcatattatattaaaattaaataattgtctaataaatattctctaGTGACAGTTCATTGTAGCGAGGTACATAAGAGAAAGGAAAACACTATCTAAGCTAGTTTTGTAGCCTATAAACTCTACTGAACTTCAAATATGGCAGAGGAGGTGCGGGAAGATGTTGTTGACAAGCCATGCAACCATGATCTTATAGCCTTGTTGAGTCAAATGCACTCCGTCCCAACTCATGTATCGTTCTGGATTCGAGCATACTTTAGCACCTGCACCTCCACACATTGTCGTCATGTTGAAATTGTACTTTCCTCCTGTTCCGCAGCAAgctctttctctctcaaatcCTAAATATACCATCCATCATCCTCAtcattaattagtatatatattgtaatcgTGATTTGTACGAATTTGGACATAGTTAATACATACGTACCGCGAGAAGTTGCAACTCGGAGTAGAAATTGGTAGGCGTTGTAGTAATCCCCGTAGACGATCACAGCATTGGGCTTCTCTTGTTTGAGTGTGTGGATGGCGTTTTGCAGCTCTTTATTGTGGTATTTGGCGAAGTCATTCAGATGCTTTAGGCAGTGATTCTTATCATAAGCTGCAGAGATGTTGGTTTGGAAGGCTGTTTTGTAAATCGGGAGGCAACCGATGGGGAAGTTTCCAGGGATTACCACTCTTTTACCCCCCACTTCAATTACTTTCTGTACATAACATTCAATCATTAGGCCAATGTTGTATGATAATAATCATCGCAAACTGATTCTTTAACTAATAATGTAACATCATAGTTACGTACCCTGGCAGCATCGACGATGGTAGCAACAACATCGGGCACCATGCTTCTCAACTCCTCCATTGTTTTTCCTTGAAAAATCGCATAGTTGTAGTCGTTTCCACCGATTTCTCCAACCATGAACAGAGCATTTTGGAGTTTCTCAGCACAATCTGTCAATTGGTATTAATGTTAACAACAAATACTTGAAGATATATAAGTACTGTCAACTTAGCGTAgcaagtattaattaattagagaatatatatatacatattagtATGAAATACCTCTAGAATTAAGGCAAATGGAAGTGAAATGGGTGAACATCCAGTGCAATTGGACGTTGAGAGAACTGGTAGTCACCGGAGAAAATATGTGTTGGGCAGCCAACACCTGAGATGGCAATGCGGTGGAACCTGCCACGGCAAAGTTGACGCCATGCTCAAAATCTGCAGCATCCAAGTTCTTGTATGGTGGAAGAAAAGGAAGGCCGGCAGCCATTGCTGTACGTACAAACATAATAGAAATATGCAAATCTTCTTATGacacaatataattatcaagaaaGAATTGAACAGTAAAGAAGATTGATCCACCGCCAATACTCAATGCAGTAGGCTAAGAACTGAAATGAGCCAAGCCAAGAACAAGAAAGTTATGGATATGAACAACAAAATGCATAACAAGATCATAGATCGAGTGAAGTCATCATGCACCAAGTACATGATAGGTAGGGATAAAAACCTTACCAATATAATCAATCATAAGAAGGCCATTGGAGCAACGTCCGGTAGCGTTCTTGAAGAACGTTTCGCCGTATGGTAGTCTTGCAAATGCCGTGGCCGCCCCAATTGGGATCTCCCGGATCAAGTTTCCAGTGTCGGAAATAGAGTCGCCGAGTTGGTAAATCTGATCAAACTTGCAAATCTTGAGAGGATGAGCATTGGCGCATTGGGGTACACAAGAAAACAAGCAGCAGAACAAAACAAGAACAGGGAGAACAAGTTTATGCAATACAGAAGCCATTATTGTTTCTTGAAGGAGAAAAGAAGATGGAGAGAAGAGTAGTGCAATGGGAATTGATGTGAGGAAGAGAGTGCATAACATATGCATGCTTATATACAAGAAAATACGGGTAGTTGTTTTAGAATTAGGACCAGAAATCCAAGTCCATCTCCTGTCTTCTATTAGGACAAGAATTGCTCCTCATTGGTCGATGATGTATTCCTAGTTGTTGTAGATTTTAAGTTGTCCAATACCTGTTTTCCATActttaattattcaatattaatatcactAGTTAGTACTCGTGTTAAGGAAAaggaaattgtatttttagaaaaattaatattaaattagaaattatttgaaatttaatatatataaatgtatgcaaatgataaataatctgaaattttgaaataaagttATCAagtacaaaaacataaaaatataatgaacataaaataaatgaaaattattttactaactAAATTTACCTAGAAAAATGAGT
This genomic window from Sesamum indicum cultivar Zhongzhi No. 13 linkage group LG12, S_indicum_v1.0, whole genome shotgun sequence contains:
- the LOC105175185 gene encoding 18.1 kDa class I heat shock protein-like, giving the protein MSVFGLRSLLSDPVFSEAFGLGPSRTGASMDWKETPEAHIFKFDLPGLTKEDVKLQIHDDRVLHVSADRREEEEDYGEKSNLIKWHCRERVDSGNFCREFRLPENALVDQIKASMSDGVLAVTVPKDHSKKKKHAKKHAVVIAGEGEHSGSTKGLGRFVCCKA
- the LOC105175399 gene encoding acetylajmalan esterase, whose product is MASVLHKLVLPVLVLFCCLFSCVPQCANAHPLKICKFDQIYQLGDSISDTGNLIREIPIGAATAFARLPYGETFFKNATGRCSNGLLMIDYIAMAAGLPFLPPYKNLDAADFEHGVNFAVAGSTALPSQVLAAQHIFSPVTTSSLNVQLHWMFTHFTSICLNSRDCAEKLQNALFMVGEIGGNDYNYAIFQGKTMEELRSMVPDVVATIVDAARKVIEVGGKRVVIPGNFPIGCLPIYKTAFQTNISAAYDKNHCLKHLNDFAKYHNKELQNAIHTLKQEKPNAVIVYGDYYNAYQFLLRVATSRGFERERACCGTGGKYNFNMTTMCGGAGAKVCSNPERYMSWDGVHLTQQGYKIMVAWLVNNIFPHLLCHI